A window of Hevea brasiliensis isolate MT/VB/25A 57/8 unplaced genomic scaffold, ASM3005281v1 Scaf62, whole genome shotgun sequence genomic DNA:
TACAAAATAAGAATTTAGAAAGTCCGAAGACACCCTAATTTATgtcgaaaatccgacagaattttttctatacctaggacctatctaACCTACAAAGTGATTCAAATCATACTTCTAAAATCACAAGTcccatattcatatctcatcaacatcatatgacCCCTCCTAAGCCCTCCAAACTAGGTAAAACTCACAAAATTAGAAAATTCAGTTGTAGCTCCTAAAATTTGCATTCTATAAAAATTAtccaaactagatataaaaattctaaaattttatcttGCAATCCTTACCAatgttataaggctattgcaaaagaaattataattttataatcctctacaaatattttatggatttttattatAAACCCGATACTATGtaaataagaaaatttagagTTCAAGTTTACCTACGCTAATTCTGTTGCTTGTAACTCGTCCGgggcatctgaaaatggtggTAGGGACTATAATTTTGACTTGTTTCTGAAGCGACTCTGGCAACTCATCTGTCCGACCTGAAAATGCAGATCTCATCGCCGGTggaatttccttgaaacaaagGTACCTACACAAAGCTCACAACACTAAGAGTCAGAATAtagtttttatgaaattaaataagcTCAATTAGGGCTCTAAAAAATATTGCGAAGTCCGTGGGACTCATCGGATTTtcggtgtcaaaaaattttgaaatttttatcaCTGCGAAACTCTCGTCGAGTGGAGTATGCCGGTACTCTCAGAATCTTAGTGGGTTTTCCAGTTTGGGGGAAATTTAGTACAAAAGTTGAAATGGATTCAAACTTTTCAGGCTTAAATTGGACAAATCGCTGAACGAAAATTCatattcttggtgtctttggaaagCTATCGAAATGTAAAAGGTGATTGGAACTGAATCTAGTCCAATTAGTGGCTGGATCGACCAAATTTTGGGCGAAAAGTTGATGGGTCGTGCTTTGCACCTGAGGGAGTTTCAAGCCAGATTTTCTAGCACTTAGGGTGGTGGCGGGGAGGCTCCCTGGTGGTGCGCCGACAAGCtgaggaggagagaggagagagaaaatgaagagagaAGGGATAGGGGTTGGGTGCGCACGGgaggaagaaggaaagaaaaacaTGGGTAGTTCAATTCGATCGGTTCAATTTAAGATACTCGAAATTAGATTTTTACTCTACCCTGAAACTCAAAACAAggctcaaaaattttaaaaaagttacagaaaactcaaaaaaaaatatagaatctaaatatatttttagatttgtcacgtgatctttaaataaatctttaaaaatatatgaaatttattattttaagaaaattaaacccaattttaaaaattcaaaaaatttcatataaatttttataatatttaatataataaaatattataattttcatataaaataattatttaaaaatttgagatgCTACGCAAATCCTAtttcaaaaatattatatatatcttAACTCAtaagtaattttaataataatacacTTTTATTGTAAATTCTACCTTaaccacacacacacatatatatatatatatggtcaaGTAATTCTAAAGAAATGGAAAAAAATTTCACATTGAATAATATTAGAATTATTacgtaattattaaaaaaaattagatatttTAATGTTTTATTAATGCTATAACTTTTTTATCGTCAAACTTTTGCTaagttttttattttccttttctttttccttacATATTAAGTAATTCCCCTCTCCCAATTCTAACTTATGTGCTATTTTTTTCAACCTTTGACTGttaaaaaaaaaggatttatCTCAATTATCTTCATTTGAATaatatcaaattttatttataataaataaaattatttaataaaccaacattatattacttaaaaaaaaaacattataaaataaaatataagaaaaaaaaaaaagagtgtgtGAGTCTCTCTTGTTTTTCCAGCATTAGACTGAGCAACTTTATCTTGAATTGTATACTCGgccttatatattttataattcatattttactattttattaaaaagacgtattttacaataaaaattctGAAGACTTATTTATGAATtcgaataaaaaattaattgtgaAATGATTCTTTAATCATATaccttaaaaatttattaatttataaaattattttctttttctacttaattataatatgtattaaaaattcgtatacattattattattatttttttcagtacataatttattattatatataatatttttttaaaattaaataaaataaaaattttacgacCTACTGATTTAATTTTGCTAATTTCACCCTCGAAAATAACTCAGAAAACCTTTTTCAACATAAAATATATGGATAAAATATAAGGGAAAGTCTACTTtttactcataattaatttaaattaaaaataattaatgccaGCTAACTAACAATTGCGACCAAAGTGTCCCAACGGTGATGAGTCAATGCAATGCCAATCTCGTTCTATTGTGCTGTGTCAAAGTAACTCCTTCGATTCCTCAATTTCTCTTcaaaaaatcaaacaaaaccctctCTCACTTCCCAATCCTAATCACTAGTAACCATGAGCGAAGAAGACAAAGCACGCAACAGAGGCGTCGTCGAGCGCCGCCACCACCAGCAGCAACAGCCGCCCCAGTATGGTACCTTTCAAGGCGTTGCTAATTATCCTCCTCCGCCTCCTCCCCACCACCAGCCTGTCATCGGCTTCCCTCAGCCTGCTCCTCCCCCTGGAGCTACTGAGCCTTCCGCCCCTCCTCCGCCTCAGGATCCCTCCTATTATGCTCACGGTTACCAAACCGTCACAGGTATGAATCTGATCGCTGTTCTTTATTAGCTTACATTTTAGTTAGCCACAAATTTTTCTTCGTTTAAATAAATCaagattttctcttttttttttttggatttttaaaaatttttttgacttaaattgtttcaGGTTATGCTGTTGCTGAAGGAAGACCTGTAAGAGAGCGCCGTCTTCCTTGCTGTGGTATTGGTGTTGGCTGGTTCTTGTAAGTTATTATCATTTTAAAGTTTCAAACATGCAGCAAATACAAGGATGCCTCATTGGTTTATAAAAATTTTCACTTGAGCCTTACAATGTCTGGATATTCATCGAGTTTTGCAAGTATGACTccataaaattttcatttgagcagaatAGTTTAGGATTTCAATCTTTAGAGCTAAATGAGCTGACCAATTGATGCTAAAACTTGCTCATGTTTTATGTCTATATGTTAATATCATGATGGCTGAGCCTTTCTTGTTTGTTTGGATGTGCTTACTCTTTGGTACTTAATAAATAGAGCTATATTTGGGGCTTCATTCTTGATTATGAAATGCTTCTAGTACAAAGGGAGCTGTTTAAgggtattttcttttaatttttttttgaatatttagacctttcatttataatcattattatttatatattgacCGTCCCTTCATGAAGGTTTATAATCGGTTTCTTTCTCGGTGCTATTCCCTGGTATATTGGGCTATTCGTTCTACTATGTGCAAGGATTGATCCACGAGAGAAACCAGGATACATTGCTTGCACAATTGCTGTGAGTGACTCTTTCATTTCCTGAAAATTTGCAAGTTACTGTGCTATACTCTTTTGTTATTTGATGAAATTACatctaaatttcaattttttataaaaaaaatattgttattcttttaaatttttgaaatgttGTTCTGAACAATTGAATCACGGAAGAAATATCTTGATATGCATGATTGCCACACTGGAGAAAGCTGTAAATTGCACAACTAGCAGTCACACTGTATATAAATCGATTGTTAATAGATTATGCAGATTAGTGAATTTTTTGAGATCTTAAGTTGACACAATAATGTACTATATAAGAAGCAGTGAACTCTTTGGCTGGATGAGGAATTACAAATATAGAAATGCCTCTGTATTCTATATTATATCATAGTTTTTGAGCTAGGATGTGACATTGAATAGGTGAAGGGACTTGGTTACTAGGCTATTAGGTTGGTTAGCAGTTCACTGCTGCATTGCAAAGTGATTAAAAAGATATGTATTCACAAACAAGAAAAAAAATGTAATAAACATCCTTATAATGTAAAAAAGATGCTTGCTTGGTTCAACATTTGCAGTCAATAATTGGCCGTTAATAGCCAACAGTTGAAGGGCCAAAGCTGACATTTTTAAATCCCAGCTCTATTATAATGTGAACTGCTTACCATTGATTTTTTTTAGAAGTTGTTCTAAA
This region includes:
- the LOC131177603 gene encoding 60S ribosomal protein L18a-like protein, producing the protein MSEEDKARNRGVVERRHHQQQQPPQYGTFQGVANYPPPPPPHHQPVIGFPQPAPPPGATEPSAPPPPQDPSYYAHGYQTVTGYAVAEGRPVRERRLPCCGIGVGWFLFIIGFFLGAIPWYIGLFVLLCARIDPREKPGYIACTIAAVVATVAIILGATKGADAW